A region from the Citrobacter telavivensis genome encodes:
- the nirC gene encoding nitrite transporter NirC, whose amino-acid sequence MFTDTINKCAANAARIARLSANNPLGFWVSSAMAGAYVGLGIILIFTLGNLLDPSVRPLVMGATFGIALTLVIIAGSELFTGHTMFLTLGVKAGTISQGQMWAILPQTWLGNLVGSVFVALLYSWGGGSLLPVDTSIVHSVALAKTTAPATVLFFKGALCNWLVCLAIWMAIRTEGAAKFIAIWWCLLAFIASGYEHSVANMTLFALSWFGHHSEAYTLAGIGHNLLWVTLGNTLSGVVFMGLGYWYATPKSERPAPAKINQTEAAANN is encoded by the coding sequence ATGTTCACAGATACGATTAACAAATGTGCGGCTAACGCTGCGCGCATCGCACGCCTGTCGGCAAATAACCCGCTCGGCTTTTGGGTCAGCTCAGCGATGGCTGGAGCTTACGTTGGCCTGGGTATCATCCTGATTTTCACCCTTGGAAATTTACTCGACCCGTCCGTGCGTCCGCTGGTGATGGGCGCAACTTTTGGGATCGCCTTAACGCTGGTGATTATTGCCGGTTCCGAACTGTTTACCGGTCACACGATGTTCCTGACGCTTGGCGTCAAAGCGGGCACCATCAGCCAGGGGCAAATGTGGGCAATTTTGCCGCAGACCTGGTTGGGTAACCTGGTCGGTTCCGTGTTCGTCGCGCTGCTGTACAGTTGGGGCGGCGGCAGCCTGCTGCCGGTCGATACCAGCATCGTACATTCGGTCGCGCTGGCGAAAACCACGGCACCGGCAACCGTACTTTTCTTCAAAGGCGCGCTGTGTAACTGGCTGGTTTGTCTGGCAATCTGGATGGCAATCCGTACTGAAGGCGCCGCGAAATTTATCGCTATCTGGTGGTGTCTGCTGGCGTTTATCGCGTCCGGCTATGAACACTCGGTTGCCAACATGACGCTGTTTGCCCTCTCCTGGTTCGGTCACCACAGCGAAGCCTATACCCTGGCGGGGATTGGTCATAATCTGTTGTGGGTAACACTCGGCAATACTTTGTCCGGTGTCGTGTTCATGGGATTAGGTTATTGGTATGCTACGCCGAAATCGGAGCGACCTGCTCCGGCAAAAATCAACCAAACTGAGGCTGCTGCCAATAATTAA
- the cobA gene encoding uroporphyrinogen-III C-methyltransferase → MDHLPIFCQLRDRDCLIVGGGDVAERKARLLLEAGARLTVNALTFIPQFTVWANENMLTLVEGPFDETLLDPCWLAIAATDDDAVNQRVSDAAQSRRIFCNVVDAPKAASFIMPSIIDRSPLMVAVSSGGTSPVLARLLREKLESVLPQHLGQVAQFAGQLRSRVKKQFATMGERRRFWEKLFVNDRLAQSLANADHKAVEETTEQMLREPLDHRGEVVLVGAGPGDAGLLTLKGLQQIQQADVVVYDRLVSDDIMNLVRRDADRVFVGKRAGYHCVPQEEINQILLREAQQGKRVVRLKGGDPFIFGRGGEELETLCHAGIPFSVVPGITAASGCSAYSGIPLTHRDYAQSVRLVTGHLKTGGELDWENLAAEKQTLVFYMGLNQAATIQQKLIEFGMQADMPVALVENGTSVKQRVVNGELSQLGELATKVASPALIIVGRVVGLRDKLNWYSNH, encoded by the coding sequence GTGGATCATTTGCCTATATTTTGTCAACTACGTGACCGTGACTGTCTTATTGTCGGCGGTGGTGATGTCGCAGAACGCAAAGCACGGTTACTGCTGGAAGCGGGCGCTCGTTTAACGGTTAATGCGCTGACGTTTATTCCGCAGTTCACCGTATGGGCAAATGAAAACATGTTAACGCTGGTGGAAGGGCCGTTTGATGAAACCCTTCTCGACCCGTGCTGGCTGGCGATTGCCGCGACCGATGATGACGCGGTGAATCAGCGCGTCAGCGATGCCGCACAATCCCGTCGCATCTTCTGTAACGTCGTGGATGCGCCAAAGGCTGCCAGTTTCATCATGCCATCGATTATCGACCGCTCGCCGCTGATGGTAGCGGTCTCCTCCGGCGGCACCTCACCGGTGTTGGCCCGTCTGCTGCGTGAAAAGCTGGAATCCGTATTACCTCAACATTTGGGCCAGGTCGCGCAGTTCGCCGGACAACTTCGTTCCCGGGTGAAAAAACAGTTTGCCACGATGGGCGAACGTCGCCGCTTCTGGGAAAAGCTGTTTGTTAACGACAGACTGGCGCAGTCGCTGGCGAATGCCGACCACAAAGCGGTGGAAGAAACCACTGAGCAGATGCTCCGCGAGCCGTTGGATCATCGCGGTGAAGTCGTGCTGGTGGGCGCGGGTCCTGGTGATGCCGGTCTTCTGACGCTGAAAGGGCTGCAGCAGATCCAGCAGGCCGATGTGGTGGTCTATGACCGCCTGGTTTCTGACGATATCATGAACCTTGTGCGTCGCGACGCCGACCGCGTATTTGTGGGTAAACGCGCGGGCTATCACTGTGTTCCGCAGGAAGAAATTAACCAAATTCTGCTGCGGGAAGCACAACAGGGCAAACGCGTCGTTCGTCTGAAAGGCGGTGATCCCTTTATCTTTGGTCGTGGTGGTGAAGAGCTGGAAACGCTGTGTCACGCTGGTATTCCATTCTCCGTGGTACCGGGGATTACGGCAGCTTCCGGTTGTTCCGCCTACTCCGGTATTCCGCTGACCCACCGGGACTACGCCCAGAGCGTACGTCTGGTTACCGGACACCTGAAAACCGGCGGCGAACTGGACTGGGAAAACCTGGCGGCAGAGAAACAGACGCTGGTGTTCTACATGGGGCTGAATCAGGCAGCCACTATCCAGCAAAAACTGATCGAATTTGGTATGCAGGCCGATATGCCGGTTGCACTGGTTGAGAACGGCACCTCGGTGAAACAGCGGGTCGTGAACGGCGAACTGTCGCAACTGGGTGAACTGGCAACGAAGGTGGCAAGTCCGGCGCTGATCATTGTTGGCCGGGTGGTCGGGCTGCGCGACAAGCTGAACTGGTATTCAAACCATTAA
- the aroK gene encoding shikimate kinase AroK, whose translation MAEKRNIFLVGPMGAGKSTIGRQLAQQLNMEFYDSDQEIEKRTGADVGWVFDVEGEDGFRDREEKVINELTEKQGIVLATGGGSVKSRETRNRLSARGVVVYLETTIEKQLARTQRDKKRPLLQVEAPPREVLEALADERNPLYEEIADVTIRTDDQSAKVVANQIIHMLESN comes from the coding sequence ATGGCAGAGAAACGCAATATCTTTCTGGTTGGGCCTATGGGTGCCGGAAAAAGCACTATTGGGCGCCAGTTAGCTCAACAACTCAATATGGAATTTTACGATTCTGATCAAGAGATTGAGAAACGAACCGGAGCTGATGTGGGCTGGGTCTTCGACGTAGAAGGTGAAGACGGCTTCCGCGATCGTGAAGAGAAAGTCATCAACGAATTGACGGAAAAACAGGGTATTGTGCTGGCTACCGGCGGTGGCTCTGTAAAATCGCGTGAAACCCGTAATCGTCTTTCCGCACGTGGCGTCGTGGTTTATCTCGAAACGACCATCGAAAAACAACTTGCGCGTACACAGCGCGATAAAAAACGTCCGCTGTTGCAGGTTGAAGCGCCGCCTCGTGAAGTTCTGGAAGCGTTGGCCGACGAACGCAATCCGCTGTATGAAGAGATTGCCGACGTAACCATTCGTACCGATGATCAGAGCGCCAAAGTCGTTGCAAACCAGATTATTCATATGCTGGAAAGCAACTGA
- the hofQ gene encoding DNA uptake porin HofQ, producing MKQWILVLLVAAMQPVLAGKTQNVTLVVDDVPVTQVLQALAEQERKNLVVSPDVSGVVSLHLTDVPWKLALQTVVKSAGLVLRQEGPILHVHSESWQSEEAVRQEAEMARRQASLPLENRHIALHYADATELAKAGGKLLSAKGSLTVDKRTNRLLVRDNPPTLALVEQWVAQMDLPIEQVELAAHIVTINEKSLRELGVKWTLAEATKAGAVGQVTTIASDLSVANATTRIGFNIGRINGRLLDLELSALEQQQQLDIIASPRLLASHLQPASIKQGSEIPYQVSSGESGATSVEFKEAVLGMEVTPTVLPKGRIRLKLRISQNMPGQVLQQADGEVLAIDKQEIETQVEVKSGETLALGGIFSNKNKTGKDSIPLLGDIPWFGQLFRHDGKENERRELVVFITPRLVSTE from the coding sequence ATGAAGCAATGGATACTGGTGCTATTGGTAGCCGCCATGCAGCCGGTTCTGGCCGGAAAAACTCAGAACGTGACGCTGGTGGTGGATGACGTTCCCGTCACGCAGGTACTCCAGGCGCTGGCTGAACAGGAACGGAAAAATCTTGTGGTATCGCCGGATGTCAGCGGCGTGGTGTCGCTGCATCTGACGGACGTCCCATGGAAACTGGCGCTCCAGACGGTGGTGAAGAGCGCCGGACTGGTGTTACGTCAGGAAGGACCGATTTTGCATGTGCATTCTGAAAGCTGGCAGAGCGAAGAAGCGGTGCGGCAGGAGGCGGAGATGGCGAGACGCCAGGCGAGTTTACCGCTGGAGAATCGGCACATTGCACTGCATTACGCCGATGCCACTGAACTGGCGAAAGCGGGAGGAAAACTGCTGAGTGCCAAAGGCAGTCTCACGGTGGATAAGCGCACCAACCGACTGCTGGTCAGGGACAACCCGCCGACGCTGGCGCTGGTGGAACAGTGGGTGGCGCAAATGGATCTGCCAATAGAACAGGTCGAGCTGGCGGCGCATATTGTGACCATCAATGAAAAAAGCCTGCGTGAGCTGGGGGTGAAATGGACGCTGGCAGAAGCAACGAAGGCTGGAGCCGTGGGACAAGTGACGACGATAGCCAGCGATCTCTCTGTCGCAAATGCTACCACTCGCATCGGATTTAATATTGGTCGTATTAATGGTCGGCTGCTGGATCTGGAACTGTCCGCGCTGGAGCAACAGCAGCAGCTCGATATTATCGCCAGTCCGCGTCTGTTAGCTTCCCATCTACAGCCTGCCAGCATCAAACAGGGGAGTGAGATCCCCTATCAGGTTTCCAGCGGCGAAAGCGGCGCAACGTCGGTTGAATTTAAAGAGGCCGTTCTCGGGATGGAAGTCACCCCTACGGTCTTACCTAAGGGGCGGATCCGCCTGAAGTTGCGCATCAGCCAGAATATGCCGGGGCAGGTGCTGCAACAGGCTGACGGTGAAGTGCTGGCTATCGATAAGCAGGAAATTGAAACGCAGGTCGAGGTGAAAAGCGGAGAGACGCTGGCGCTGGGCGGCATTTTTTCAAACAAGAATAAAACCGGTAAAGACAGTATTCCGTTGCTGGGTGACATTCCCTGGTTTGGACAACTCTTTCGTCATGACGGGAAAGAAAATGAACGTCGCGAGCTGGTGGTATTTATTACGCCCAGATTGGTCTCGACAGAATGA
- a CDS encoding phosphoglycolate phosphatase — MDKLQDIRGVAFDLDGTLVDSAPGLSAAVDMALYALELPVAGEERVITWIGNGADVLMERALTWSRQERATLRKTMGKPPVDDDIPAEEQVRILRKLFDRYYGDVAEEGTFLFPDVADTLGALHAKGLPLGLVTNKPTPFVAPLLDALDIGKYFSVVIGGDDVQNKKPHPDPLLLVASKLGIAPEQLLFVGDSRNDIQAAKAAGCPSVGLTYGYNYGEPIALSQPDIMYDRISELLPALGLPHSENQESKND; from the coding sequence ATGGATAAATTGCAGGATATTCGGGGCGTCGCCTTCGACCTCGACGGTACGCTGGTGGATAGCGCGCCGGGATTGAGCGCCGCAGTGGACATGGCGCTGTATGCGCTTGAGCTGCCGGTTGCCGGTGAAGAGCGCGTCATTACCTGGATTGGTAACGGTGCTGATGTCTTGATGGAGCGTGCGTTAACCTGGTCTCGTCAGGAACGCGCGACATTGCGTAAGACGATGGGCAAACCGCCGGTCGATGATGATATTCCCGCCGAGGAGCAGGTCCGTATTCTGCGTAAGCTGTTTGACCGCTACTACGGGGATGTTGCTGAAGAGGGGACGTTCCTGTTCCCTGATGTCGCCGATACGCTGGGCGCGCTGCACGCCAAAGGGCTGCCGCTCGGTCTGGTGACTAACAAGCCGACACCGTTTGTTGCGCCATTGCTCGATGCGCTGGATATTGGCAAATATTTCAGCGTGGTCATCGGCGGTGACGACGTCCAGAACAAAAAACCTCATCCGGATCCACTGCTGTTGGTGGCAAGTAAGCTCGGCATTGCGCCAGAGCAATTGCTCTTCGTTGGGGATTCGCGTAATGATATTCAGGCGGCAAAAGCCGCTGGCTGCCCGTCCGTAGGCCTCACCTACGGCTACAACTACGGCGAACCGATCGCGCTGAGCCAGCCAGACATCATGTACGACCGCATTAGTGAATTACTGCCCGCTCTCGGGCTTCCGCATAGCGAAAATCAGGAATCGAAAAATGACTAA
- the trpS gene encoding tryptophan--tRNA ligase has translation MTKPIVFSGAQPSGELTIGNYMGALRQWVNMQDDYHCIYCIVDQHAITVRQDAQQLRKATLDTLALYLACGIDPEKSTIFVQSHVPEHAQLSWALNCYTYFGELSRMTQFKDKSARYAENINAGLFDYPVLMAADILLYQTNLVPVGEDQKQHLELSRDIAQRFNALYGEIFKVPEPFIPKSGARVMSLLEPTKKMSKSDDNRNNVIGLLEDPKSVVKKLKRAMTDSEEPPVVRYDVKEKPGVSNLLDILSAVTGKSIPELEQSFEGKMYGHLKGEVADAVSGMLTELQERYHRFRNDEAFLQQVMKDGAEKASARASATLKAVYEAIGFVAKP, from the coding sequence ATGACTAAGCCCATCGTTTTTAGTGGCGCACAGCCCTCAGGTGAATTGACCATTGGCAACTACATGGGTGCACTGCGTCAGTGGGTGAACATGCAGGATGACTACCATTGCATCTATTGCATCGTTGACCAGCATGCCATCACCGTTCGTCAGGATGCCCAGCAACTGCGTAAAGCGACGCTGGATACGCTGGCGCTCTATCTTGCGTGCGGTATCGATCCTGAAAAAAGCACCATTTTCGTTCAGTCCCACGTGCCTGAACATGCGCAACTGAGCTGGGCGCTGAACTGCTACACCTACTTTGGCGAACTGAGCCGTATGACCCAGTTCAAAGATAAGTCAGCGCGTTACGCTGAGAACATCAACGCCGGTCTGTTTGACTATCCGGTACTGATGGCGGCAGATATCCTGCTGTATCAGACCAACCTGGTGCCGGTGGGTGAAGACCAGAAACAGCATCTGGAACTGAGCCGCGATATCGCCCAGCGTTTCAACGCGCTGTATGGTGAGATCTTCAAAGTTCCTGAACCGTTTATTCCTAAGTCAGGTGCCCGCGTGATGTCTCTGCTGGAGCCGACGAAAAAGATGTCCAAGTCGGACGATAACCGCAACAATGTGATTGGTCTGCTGGAAGATCCGAAATCGGTGGTTAAAAAACTTAAGCGAGCCATGACTGACTCGGAAGAGCCGCCGGTTGTGCGTTATGACGTTAAAGAGAAACCCGGCGTGTCTAACCTGCTGGATATTCTCTCTGCCGTGACCGGCAAGAGCATTCCTGAGCTGGAACAGAGCTTCGAAGGCAAAATGTACGGTCATCTGAAAGGTGAAGTCGCCGATGCGGTTTCCGGCATGCTGACCGAGCTGCAGGAGCGTTATCATCGTTTCCGCAACGACGAAGCCTTCCTGCAGCAGGTGATGAAAGACGGCGCGGAAAAAGCCAGCGCGCGCGCATCAGCTACGCTGAAAGCGGTCTACGAAGCGATTGGTTTTGTCGCTAAGCCGTAA
- the aroB gene encoding 3-dehydroquinate synthase, producing the protein MERITVTLGERSYPITIAAGLFNEPASFLPLKSGDQVMLVTNETLAPLYLDKIRSVLEQAGVNVDSVILPDGEQYKSLTVLDTVFTALLQKPHGRDTTLVALGGGVIGDLTGFAAASYQRGVRFIQVPTTLLSQVDSSVGGKTAVNHPLGKNMIGAFYQPASVVVDLDCLKTLPARELASGLAEVIKYGIILDGEFFSWLEENLDALLRLDGPAMAWCIRRCCELKAEVVAADERETGLRALLNLGHTYGHAIEAEMGYGNWLHGEAVAAGMVMAARTSERLGQFAPEDTQRIITLLNRAGLPVHGPREMSAQAYLPHMLRDKKVLAGEMRLVLPLAIGKSEVRGGVSHEVVLNAIADCQQA; encoded by the coding sequence ATGGAGAGGATTACCGTCACTCTCGGGGAACGTAGTTACCCTATCACCATCGCGGCTGGTTTGTTTAACGAACCAGCTTCATTCTTACCGCTGAAATCGGGCGATCAGGTTATGTTGGTCACCAACGAAACCCTGGCTCCCCTTTATCTTGATAAGATTCGCAGCGTACTTGAACAAGCGGGGGTGAATGTTGATAGCGTCATCCTGCCTGACGGCGAGCAGTACAAGAGCCTGACGGTGCTGGATACGGTATTCACCGCCTTACTGCAAAAACCACACGGTCGTGATACGACGCTGGTCGCACTTGGCGGCGGTGTCATTGGCGACCTGACCGGTTTTGCCGCAGCCAGCTATCAGCGCGGTGTTCGCTTCATCCAGGTCCCGACGACGCTTCTGTCGCAGGTCGACTCCTCCGTTGGCGGTAAAACCGCTGTAAACCATCCCCTCGGCAAAAACATGATTGGCGCGTTTTATCAGCCGGCCTCCGTGGTGGTGGATCTCGACTGTCTGAAAACGCTGCCTGCTCGCGAACTGGCGTCCGGTCTGGCGGAAGTGATCAAGTACGGCATTATTCTTGATGGCGAATTCTTTAGCTGGCTGGAAGAGAATCTGGATGCGCTATTGCGTCTGGACGGACCGGCAATGGCCTGGTGTATTCGTCGTTGTTGTGAGCTGAAAGCCGAAGTTGTCGCCGCAGACGAGCGCGAAACCGGCTTACGTGCTTTACTGAATCTTGGGCATACATACGGTCATGCCATTGAAGCTGAAATGGGTTATGGCAATTGGTTACATGGTGAGGCGGTCGCAGCAGGTATGGTAATGGCTGCGCGCACGTCGGAACGTCTGGGGCAGTTTGCGCCAGAAGATACGCAGCGCATCATCACGTTACTCAACCGTGCCGGTTTGCCGGTTCACGGACCACGCGAGATGTCCGCGCAGGCTTATCTGCCGCATATGTTGCGTGATAAAAAAGTGTTAGCGGGAGAAATGCGCTTAGTCCTTCCGCTGGCAATAGGGAAAAGTGAAGTACGCGGCGGTGTGTCGCACGAAGTCGTTCTTAACGCTATTGCTGATTGCCAGCAGGCGTAA
- a CDS encoding adenine-specific DNA-methyltransferase: MKKNRAFLKWAGGKYPLLDDIKRHLPQGECLVEPFVGAGSVFLNTDFSRYILADINSDLISLYKIVKTRTDEYVQASRELFSPETNQAEVYYQFREEFNASQDLFRRAVLFLYLNRYGYNGLCRYNLRGEFNVPFGRYKKPYFPEAELYHFAEKAQNAEFHCLSYDECMDRADSNSVVYCDPPYAPLSATANFTAYHTNSFSPKEQAHLAKMAEKLVSKRIPVLISNHDTPDTREWYKAAEHFQVKVRRSISSNGGTRKKVDELLALYKPGVVSPANK; the protein is encoded by the coding sequence ATGAAAAAAAATCGCGCTTTTCTGAAGTGGGCAGGGGGGAAATACCCCCTGCTTGATGACATCAAACGGCATTTACCTCAGGGTGAATGCCTGGTCGAACCCTTTGTGGGTGCAGGGTCGGTGTTTCTTAACACCGACTTTTCTCGTTATATTCTTGCCGACATCAACAGCGACCTCATCAGTCTCTATAAGATCGTGAAGACCCGTACCGACGAGTACGTGCAGGCTTCCCGTGAGCTGTTTAGCCCAGAGACCAATCAGGCTGAGGTTTACTACCAGTTCCGTGAAGAGTTCAACGCCAGTCAGGATCTTTTCCGTCGTGCGGTCTTGTTCCTGTATTTGAACCGATATGGATACAACGGTCTGTGCCGGTATAATCTGCGTGGCGAATTTAACGTGCCGTTTGGACGTTACAAAAAGCCTTACTTCCCGGAAGCTGAGTTGTATCACTTTGCGGAAAAAGCGCAGAATGCGGAGTTCCATTGCCTCTCATATGATGAGTGTATGGATCGTGCGGATTCAAACTCGGTTGTCTATTGCGATCCGCCCTACGCCCCGCTGTCAGCGACGGCGAATTTCACCGCGTATCATACCAACAGCTTCAGCCCGAAAGAGCAGGCCCATCTGGCGAAGATGGCCGAAAAGCTGGTCAGTAAGCGGATCCCAGTGTTAATTTCGAACCATGACACCCCGGATACGCGCGAATGGTATAAAGCGGCGGAACATTTTCAGGTCAAAGTGCGGCGCAGTATAAGCAGCAACGGCGGCACACGTAAAAAGGTGGACGAACTGCTGGCTCTGTACAAACCAGGAGTCGTTTCACCCGCGAATAAATAA
- the damX gene encoding cell division protein DamX, with amino-acid sequence MDEFKPEDELKPDPSDRRTGRSRQSSERGEPQINFDDVDLDADDRRPARGRKERLDEQEREEDYDSDDEAFVDEERVERRPRKRKKAAGKPASRQYMMMGVGVLVLLLLIIGIGSALKAPSTPSSNAQTASGEKSIDLSGNAADQANGAQPAPGSTSAEQTAGNTPQDVSLPPISSTPTQGQAPATAEGQQRVEVQGDLNNALTQPQGQEQVNNVVVNSTLPTEPATVAPVRNGNASSQTAAAPGSERPATTRPERKQVVIEPKKPQTTAKATPAEPKPTTQPKRAEPVAPAATTAPKATANAAPAQTAAPAQTAAPVQTAPAATSSAAGGKSAGNVGSLKSAPSSHYTLQLSSSSNYDNLNGWAKKENLKNYVVYQTTRNGQPWYVLVSGVYASKEDAKRAVSTLPADVQAKNPWAKPLHQVQADLK; translated from the coding sequence ATGGATGAATTCAAACCAGAAGACGAGCTGAAACCCGATCCCAGCGATCGTCGTACTGGTCGTTCTCGTCAATCTTCAGAACGCGGTGAACCGCAGATCAACTTTGATGATGTTGATCTGGATGCTGACGATCGCCGTCCTGCACGCGGGCGTAAAGAACGCCTTGATGAGCAAGAGAGGGAAGAAGATTACGATTCCGATGATGAAGCGTTCGTGGATGAAGAGCGCGTAGAGCGTCGTCCGCGTAAGCGTAAAAAAGCCGCCGGTAAACCTGCTTCCCGTCAGTACATGATGATGGGCGTGGGCGTGCTGGTTCTGCTGCTGTTGATCATCGGTATTGGCTCCGCGCTGAAAGCGCCTTCCACCCCGTCTTCAAACGCACAAACGGCGTCTGGCGAGAAGAGTATCGATCTCTCCGGCAATGCCGCTGACCAGGCAAACGGTGCCCAACCGGCTCCGGGAAGTACCTCCGCTGAACAGACTGCGGGCAACACGCCGCAGGATGTTTCTCTGCCGCCAATTTCCTCCACGCCGACGCAAGGACAAGCGCCTGCGACCGCAGAAGGCCAGCAGCGTGTAGAAGTGCAGGGCGATCTGAATAATGCTCTGACGCAACCGCAGGGTCAGGAACAGGTGAATAATGTGGTGGTGAACTCCACACTGCCTACTGAACCGGCGACCGTTGCACCAGTGCGTAATGGTAATGCGTCGAGCCAGACGGCTGCGGCACCTGGCAGCGAGCGCCCGGCCACCACGCGTCCGGAACGTAAGCAGGTTGTGATTGAGCCGAAGAAACCGCAGACAACCGCGAAAGCGACGCCAGCGGAACCGAAGCCGACGACCCAGCCTAAACGAGCGGAACCCGTAGCGCCTGCTGCCACCACAGCACCGAAAGCGACGGCCAACGCCGCACCGGCACAGACGGCTGCGCCAGCACAGACGGCAGCGCCTGTACAGACCGCGCCAGCGGCAACAAGTAGCGCGGCGGGAGGCAAAAGCGCCGGTAACGTCGGATCGCTGAAGTCAGCACCGTCCAGCCATTACACCCTGCAGCTCAGCAGCTCTTCTAACTACGACAACCTGAACGGTTGGGCGAAGAAAGAGAATCTGAAAAACTATGTGGTGTATCAGACGACGCGTAACGGTCAACCGTGGTATGTTCTGGTGTCTGGCGTGTACGCCTCGAAAGAAGATGCCAAACGCGCGGTTTCCACGCTGCCAGCCGATGTGCAGGCAAAAAATCCGTGGGCCAAACCGTTGCATCAGGTACAGGCCGATCTGAAATAA
- a CDS encoding DNA utilization protein HofO: MIVLFDVWCAFSPRIRVVCWASWVAVLSALAMFFLHFPGRGDDDALNLQRAANRQLRPTLYRLSGALTESQVSSTSQTSPFSPLSLQVPNVQLLHWQPSAQGGELAVKAPWEAVVSLFGYLATRGMSVSGFSLKAENDERVLTLTLESFHEG, encoded by the coding sequence ATGATCGTCCTCTTTGACGTCTGGTGTGCCTTTTCTCCTCGCATCCGCGTTGTCTGCTGGGCAAGTTGGGTGGCTGTGCTAAGTGCGCTCGCTATGTTTTTTCTGCACTTTCCGGGAAGGGGGGACGATGATGCGCTTAACCTGCAACGGGCGGCGAACCGCCAGCTCAGGCCAACGTTGTACCGCCTCTCCGGCGCACTGACAGAGTCGCAGGTTTCATCGACATCGCAAACGTCGCCATTTTCACCCCTCTCGCTTCAGGTGCCGAATGTGCAGTTGCTGCACTGGCAACCGTCGGCGCAAGGGGGGGAACTTGCGGTGAAGGCCCCGTGGGAGGCGGTGGTGTCATTATTTGGTTATCTGGCGACGCGAGGGATGTCCGTGAGTGGATTCTCGCTGAAGGCAGAAAACGACGAACGGGTGCTGACGCTCACTCTGGAGTCTTTTCATGAAGGGTAG
- a CDS encoding DUF2531 family protein: MKGRDGLLVAFSLLMLTGMRDPFRQPDDRCHGAELAQWRYQGMVSRGERNIGLVQDGLHRWRRVEPHEVLDNGWTIVQLTALTLTVSTGKECDPPQWQWQRQGEVNEAMDTGAIGSRHAAGSGRKNSERDAGGG, from the coding sequence ATGAAGGGTAGGGACGGACTGCTGGTGGCCTTTTCATTGCTAATGCTGACCGGCATGCGCGATCCGTTCCGCCAACCAGACGATCGTTGTCATGGGGCAGAGCTGGCCCAATGGCGGTATCAGGGGATGGTGAGCCGGGGTGAGCGCAACATTGGCCTGGTGCAGGACGGCCTGCACCGCTGGCGGCGTGTCGAACCCCATGAAGTTCTGGATAACGGCTGGACAATCGTGCAACTCACCGCTCTGACGCTAACCGTGAGTACTGGTAAAGAGTGTGACCCGCCACAGTGGCAGTGGCAAAGACAAGGAGAGGTTAATGAAGCAATGGATACTGGTGCTATTGGTAGCCGCCATGCAGCCGGTTCTGGCCGGAAAAACTCAGAACGTGACGCTGGTGGTGGATGA
- a CDS encoding ribulose-phosphate 3-epimerase has protein sequence MKQYLIAPSILSADFARLGEDTAKALAAGGDVVHFDVMDNHYVPNLTMGPMVLKSLRKYGITAPIDVHLMVKPVDRIIPDFAAAGASIITFHPEASEHVDRSLQLIKEHGCKAGLVFNPATPLSYLDYVMDKLDVILLMSVNPGFGGQSFIAQTLDKLREVRRRIDASGYDIRLEVDGGVKASNIGEIAAAGADMFVAGSAVFDQPDYKKVIDDMRSELAKVSHG, from the coding sequence ATGAAACAGTATTTGATTGCCCCCTCAATCCTGTCGGCTGATTTTGCTCGCCTGGGTGAGGACACCGCGAAAGCACTGGCTGCCGGTGGCGACGTCGTGCATTTTGACGTCATGGACAACCACTATGTACCGAATCTGACCATGGGGCCGATGGTCCTGAAATCCCTGCGTAAATACGGTATTACGGCGCCCATCGATGTGCATCTGATGGTGAAACCGGTCGACCGAATCATCCCGGATTTCGCCGCCGCAGGCGCCAGCATCATCACCTTTCACCCGGAAGCCTCCGAACACGTTGACCGCTCGCTGCAACTGATTAAAGAGCACGGCTGTAAAGCCGGGCTGGTTTTTAATCCGGCGACGCCGTTGAGCTATCTGGACTACGTGATGGACAAGCTGGATGTGATCCTGCTGATGTCCGTCAACCCGGGCTTTGGCGGTCAGTCTTTCATTGCGCAAACGCTGGACAAACTGCGCGAAGTCCGTCGTCGCATTGACGCGTCGGGTTACGACATTCGCCTCGAAGTGGATGGCGGCGTGAAAGCGAGCAACATCGGTGAAATCGCCGCAGCCGGGGCTGACATGTTTGTCGCCGGTTCCGCTGTCTTCGATCAGCCAGACTACAAAAAAGTCATTGATGACATGCGCAGCGAACTGGCAAAGGTAAGTCATGGATAA